One segment of Natronosalvus halobius DNA contains the following:
- a CDS encoding SagB/ThcOx family dehydrogenase: MVSALEYHERTKHSPKSVQESGHRLDFDNKPRPFKRYENLSRRALSDRVRVTGIPALSAITPTNADFSHERAVNLDALTALSYFSTGITKQLTRQGRELLFRAAACTGALYHVDLYAVCDDLADLKAGVYHVEPQSLSLDVIREGDYRGVLAAASDHDGVATAPVTFVATSTWWRNAWKYRDRTYRHAFWDSGTVLANLLATADSLSLPAEVVLGFADESVVELLGVDPRREAPLELVPVGAGNRAPDAPTLEPIDPTTAALSPEEKEFPLVHEAWRASTLESGDAVREWRSIARAQSVGQRKGGDGDRIELDPVNYETESKRPLHATIRRRGSCRAYEREPVSFRKFSTVLDRATRGVPLDGRESDASPLQFVDAYVLVNGVDDVPPGAYHYHPEAGELERLIDGECREEAAHLALDQRLGGEAAACVYFLTDLEAVVDRLGNRGYRLAQLEAAVTAGRCYLATYAHRNLGGTGLTFYDDRVTSFLSPRADGQTPMFLYTFGKPE, encoded by the coding sequence ATGGTCAGCGCCCTCGAGTACCACGAGCGCACCAAACACTCGCCAAAAAGCGTCCAGGAGAGCGGCCACCGTCTCGATTTCGATAACAAGCCTCGCCCCTTCAAGCGCTACGAGAACCTCTCGCGACGAGCGCTATCGGACCGTGTTCGCGTGACCGGCATTCCTGCGCTGTCGGCGATCACACCTACCAACGCCGATTTCTCGCACGAGCGAGCCGTCAACCTGGACGCGCTCACGGCGCTGTCGTACTTCTCGACCGGAATCACGAAGCAACTCACCCGTCAGGGCCGCGAGCTACTCTTTCGCGCCGCGGCCTGCACTGGGGCGCTGTATCACGTCGACCTGTACGCGGTCTGTGACGACCTTGCGGATCTGAAAGCCGGCGTCTACCACGTCGAGCCCCAATCGCTGTCGCTCGACGTGATTCGCGAGGGGGACTACCGGGGCGTGCTCGCGGCCGCCAGCGATCACGACGGCGTCGCAACTGCACCGGTCACGTTCGTCGCGACGTCGACCTGGTGGCGAAACGCCTGGAAGTACCGCGACCGGACGTACCGTCACGCGTTCTGGGATTCGGGGACGGTACTCGCAAACCTGCTAGCGACCGCGGATTCGCTTTCTCTCCCCGCGGAGGTCGTCCTCGGGTTTGCCGACGAGTCCGTCGTCGAACTGCTGGGTGTCGACCCACGACGGGAAGCGCCGCTCGAACTCGTCCCCGTCGGCGCCGGTAATCGTGCGCCCGACGCACCCACCCTCGAACCAATCGATCCGACGACTGCGGCGCTGTCACCTGAAGAGAAGGAGTTCCCGCTCGTCCACGAAGCCTGGCGGGCGAGCACGCTCGAGAGCGGAGACGCCGTCCGCGAGTGGCGCTCTATTGCACGAGCGCAATCGGTCGGACAACGAAAGGGAGGTGATGGAGACCGGATCGAACTCGACCCGGTCAATTACGAGACGGAGTCGAAGCGGCCGCTACACGCGACGATCCGTCGTCGGGGCTCCTGTCGCGCCTACGAGCGCGAACCGGTGAGCTTTCGGAAATTTTCGACGGTGCTCGATCGTGCTACACGAGGCGTTCCGCTCGACGGTCGCGAATCCGACGCCTCGCCGCTCCAGTTCGTCGACGCGTACGTACTCGTCAACGGCGTCGACGACGTTCCGCCCGGCGCATACCACTACCACCCCGAGGCGGGCGAACTCGAGCGCCTGATCGACGGCGAGTGTCGCGAGGAAGCGGCCCACCTCGCGCTCGATCAGCGCCTCGGCGGGGAAGCCGCGGCCTGCGTGTACTTCCTGACGGACCTCGAGGCGGTCGTCGATCGACTCGGGAATCGGGGGTACCGACTGGCACAGCTCGAGGCGGCGGTGACCGCCGGGCGTTGCTATCTGGCGACCTACGCACATCGCAATCTCGGCGGAACTGGGCTCACGTTCTACGACGACCGCGTGACGTCGTTTCTGTCCCCGCGTGCCGACGGACAGACGCCTATGTTCCTCTACACGTTCGGCAAACCGGAGTAG
- a CDS encoding DUF5805 domain-containing protein: MQNKRSLNVDVPEYQLEIYDEEAEQMGFGSRAAYIRAMINAGRRDFGLDPQGQGGEDTTLDDLIEQRILTHLGQTGSLPTDEIVDGLLDEVEQSTTAALERLNDAGDIDYSVQDGGFVLNQ, encoded by the coding sequence ATGCAGAACAAGCGATCCCTCAATGTCGACGTCCCCGAATACCAGCTCGAGATTTACGACGAGGAGGCCGAACAGATGGGCTTTGGCTCCCGGGCAGCCTACATCCGCGCGATGATCAATGCTGGACGGCGGGATTTCGGCCTCGACCCCCAGGGTCAAGGGGGCGAAGACACCACTCTAGATGACCTGATCGAACAGCGTATCCTCACCCACCTGGGCCAGACTGGTTCTCTCCCCACCGACGAAATCGTCGATGGACTACTCGACGAGGTCGAGCAATCCACGACAGCGGCACTCGAGCGACTGAACGACGCCGGCGACATCGATTACTCCGTCCAGGATGGCGGGTTCGTCCTGAACCAATGA
- a CDS encoding tyrosine-type recombinase/integrase, with amino-acid sequence MTKMAGKDFTRSSTDATTDPIVTFIEEMKLYGRSETTVDDYETTLRQFDAHLGEAVLADADRIDCLRWIQGLRDDGYAPGSIRTKAVHLNRFYGYMAQVGTFDANPMVVVMEEMSEKGDSSPTRRHVTVEQMSEFVDGVKHPLRRALVTLLVKTGMRAGEACNLDLRDVHLDDAGVRKHRSKPVRAAIRDHPGTLFVDSTIGVGSVVHGEKRVDGNKRHRDTRIPIDEELRDALVRWLSVRPDPVSDADPLFVSLSRDYGERLTSDAVRSHVRSVAEEWGWYAEGAGPEENVTPHYFRHFFTTEMRNRVGDAYVVKYVRGDVGDVMDRYTHNWEELVEAPYRNNIFRLQE; translated from the coding sequence ATGACGAAGATGGCAGGGAAAGACTTCACGCGGTCATCAACTGATGCTACGACCGACCCAATCGTGACGTTTATCGAGGAGATGAAGCTGTACGGGCGATCGGAAACGACGGTCGACGATTACGAGACGACGCTTCGGCAGTTCGACGCTCACCTGGGTGAAGCGGTGCTTGCCGACGCTGACCGCATTGACTGCTTGCGATGGATCCAGGGGTTGCGCGACGACGGCTACGCTCCCGGTTCGATCCGGACGAAGGCCGTCCACCTCAACCGGTTCTACGGGTACATGGCCCAGGTCGGCACGTTCGATGCGAATCCGATGGTAGTCGTCATGGAAGAGATGAGCGAGAAGGGAGATTCCTCGCCGACGCGCCGACACGTAACTGTCGAACAGATGAGCGAGTTCGTCGACGGCGTCAAACATCCCCTCAGGCGGGCGCTCGTAACGTTGCTGGTGAAGACCGGAATGCGGGCCGGCGAAGCGTGCAACCTCGACTTGCGTGACGTCCACCTCGATGACGCCGGTGTTCGAAAACATCGTTCGAAGCCGGTCCGGGCGGCGATTCGCGATCACCCGGGTACGCTATTCGTGGACAGCACTATTGGCGTTGGAAGCGTCGTACACGGCGAAAAGCGTGTCGACGGGAACAAACGTCATCGAGACACCCGAATCCCAATCGACGAGGAGTTGCGAGACGCACTCGTACGTTGGCTGTCTGTCCGCCCCGACCCAGTCTCGGATGCCGATCCGCTGTTCGTGAGCCTCTCGAGGGATTACGGCGAACGGTTGACGAGCGACGCCGTGCGCTCTCACGTTCGCTCGGTGGCCGAAGAGTGGGGCTGGTACGCTGAAGGTGCAGGGCCGGAGGAGAACGTGACGCCACACTATTTCCGCCACTTCTTCACCACAGAAATGCGCAACCGAGTGGGAGATGCGTACGTCGTCAAGTACGTCAGAGGCGACGTTGGTGACGTGATGGACAGGTACACTCACAACTGGGAGGAACTCGTCGAGGCACCCTACCGAAACAACATCTTTCGTTTACAGGAATGA
- a CDS encoding Gfo/Idh/MocA family protein: protein MNEPIAMGVLSTAHVHTDAYASELAEREDVEFAGVTDRDSDRGQETAERHDTEYVADAGALLERIDAAVICAPNADHREWFERAAAAGVHVLCEKPLAPTLEDARAIVDVWQESGIRAGITMPLRFCGPAQRAKETLDAGEVGDLLAISGTNRGQMPGGWFVDPKAAGGGAVMDHSVHIVDLVYHLTGQAVTEVYAEVGTRFHDIAVDDVNVLSMELADGTPFFLDGSWSKPDAWHTWGDATLELTGTDATVGIDYTDQSLVHTAESGSNAGVHTAFYGTNANAGLIEDFVSSVRADREPEITPDDGLLAVAVVEAAYESAETGEPVDVAFD, encoded by the coding sequence ATGAACGAACCCATCGCGATGGGGGTCCTGTCGACTGCCCACGTCCACACGGACGCCTACGCCAGTGAACTCGCCGAGCGCGAGGACGTCGAGTTCGCCGGTGTCACAGACAGAGATTCCGATCGCGGCCAGGAGACAGCCGAACGCCACGACACCGAGTACGTCGCCGACGCCGGCGCCCTTCTCGAGCGTATCGACGCCGCAGTGATCTGTGCGCCAAACGCCGACCACCGCGAGTGGTTCGAGCGGGCGGCCGCCGCCGGCGTCCACGTCCTCTGTGAGAAGCCGCTCGCGCCGACTCTCGAGGACGCACGGGCGATCGTCGACGTCTGGCAAGAGTCGGGAATCCGTGCCGGTATCACCATGCCGCTTCGGTTTTGCGGTCCGGCCCAGCGGGCCAAGGAGACCCTCGACGCTGGCGAAGTCGGCGACCTCCTCGCGATCTCCGGAACGAACCGTGGGCAGATGCCCGGCGGCTGGTTCGTCGATCCCAAGGCCGCTGGCGGCGGTGCCGTGATGGACCACTCGGTTCACATCGTCGACCTCGTCTATCACCTCACGGGTCAGGCGGTCACGGAGGTGTACGCCGAGGTCGGCACGCGTTTTCACGACATCGCGGTCGACGACGTCAACGTTCTCTCGATGGAACTGGCGGACGGAACGCCGTTTTTCCTCGACGGGTCCTGGAGCAAGCCGGACGCCTGGCACACGTGGGGCGACGCGACCCTCGAACTGACCGGCACCGACGCCACGGTCGGCATCGACTACACGGATCAGTCGCTCGTCCACACCGCCGAGTCCGGTTCGAACGCGGGCGTTCACACGGCGTTCTACGGCACGAACGCGAACGCGGGCCTCATCGAGGACTTCGTGAGCAGTGTTCGGGCAGATCGAGAACCGGAGATCACCCCGGACGACGGCCTGCTGGCCGTCGCCGTCGTCGAAGCGGCCTACGAGTCCGCCGAGACGGGCGAACCGGTCGACGTCGCGTTCGACTGA
- a CDS encoding ester cyclase — MASASTTRANKELVRRFANEFVNESNYDTAREFLDVDIVDSTPLGETTGREAIVETTKELRTAFPDFVVTPEETVAEKDTVVVRMTQRGTHEGVFMGHEATGNAFEIEAMAFLRLEDGKIAERRVRPDVLGMLRQLGDHDTANRITRATVTPIVFRFT, encoded by the coding sequence ATGGCATCAGCATCGACAACCAGGGCAAACAAAGAACTCGTTCGTCGATTCGCGAACGAGTTCGTCAACGAGAGCAACTACGACACAGCCAGAGAGTTTCTGGACGTGGATATCGTCGATTCCACTCCACTGGGCGAAACAACGGGCCGAGAGGCTATCGTGGAAACCACAAAGGAACTACGCACGGCGTTTCCCGATTTCGTCGTCACTCCGGAAGAGACCGTCGCGGAAAAAGACACGGTCGTCGTCCGGATGACACAGCGGGGAACACACGAGGGAGTGTTCATGGGACACGAGGCGACCGGGAACGCGTTCGAGATTGAGGCAATGGCGTTCCTGCGACTCGAGGACGGAAAGATAGCCGAGCGTCGAGTCAGGCCCGACGTACTCGGGATGCTCCGACAGTTGGGGGATCACGACACTGCCAATCGCATAACCCGGGCTACTGTGACGCCCATCGTTTTTCGATTCACTTGA
- a CDS encoding BNR-4 repeat-containing protein — translation MREEISISNGLLGYWSGERSPDGIVRDRSLEGNHGNYGVDARWIWFTNPRAVRHVGDRERTYVCYLGGPTGRDIVAAAYDHETRSFSTTVVDESFSDDDHTNPSLILRNDGRILLFWAGHNGDALHYTVSCDPESVSAFGPTRRIQQESVTYPNPVRSPDDPETLYLFYRDRTYTRDATDDKYGYVGDGNLYYRMSDDDGLTWSDQTRITVPPEGHYSMYFVPARGDDAIHFFFTDAERGGDAPKWNIMYAQFRNGRFYDADGAFIARPDDLPMTKSDLEVVYDSTATGNHYAWVWDSAVDDDGNPVVAYATFPSTLAHEYRYARWDGDRWCDHHLADAGRYIARQPIELHYSGGLSIDRDDPSVVYGCVSRGDQCELRRFETATGGKTWAELTVTKRSTGCDLRPVVPRNAGEDVPVLWMTGSYKHMDTAQTVLRGLPTDQLIGPTLEGDGSHGVDLGFDRYDTATFAGGISVAARLEPRDVTKPQVLANFGGAVTLGIGITGESGIEFSLRGPEEERTVTWEDVAASEPHHVAGVWDGRDRLTLAIDGEVVDEARFDGPIEFETDWASWTLLKGEYLFGRGYDGTATDVRLYNRPLSTAELRTLAE, via the coding sequence ATGAGAGAGGAAATCTCGATTTCGAACGGGCTCCTCGGGTACTGGTCGGGCGAGCGATCGCCCGACGGTATCGTTCGAGACCGCTCGCTCGAGGGTAACCACGGTAACTACGGGGTCGACGCGCGCTGGATCTGGTTTACGAACCCGCGAGCGGTCAGACACGTCGGCGATCGGGAGCGAACGTACGTCTGCTACCTCGGCGGTCCGACCGGGCGGGATATCGTCGCCGCGGCCTACGACCACGAGACGCGTTCGTTTTCGACCACCGTCGTCGACGAATCGTTCTCCGACGACGACCACACGAATCCGTCACTAATCCTCCGCAACGACGGACGAATTCTGCTGTTCTGGGCGGGGCACAACGGCGACGCACTGCACTACACCGTCTCCTGTGATCCCGAAAGCGTGTCGGCGTTCGGCCCGACCCGGCGGATCCAACAGGAAAGCGTCACGTATCCGAACCCGGTCCGATCGCCCGACGATCCAGAGACGCTGTACCTGTTCTACCGGGATCGGACCTACACACGCGACGCGACGGACGATAAATACGGCTACGTGGGCGACGGCAACCTCTACTACCGAATGTCCGATGACGACGGGCTGACCTGGAGCGACCAGACGCGAATCACTGTCCCCCCGGAGGGCCACTACTCGATGTACTTCGTTCCCGCTCGCGGAGACGACGCGATTCACTTCTTCTTCACCGACGCCGAGCGCGGTGGCGATGCCCCCAAGTGGAACATCATGTACGCACAGTTTCGCAACGGACGCTTCTACGACGCTGACGGGGCATTCATCGCCCGCCCCGACGACCTGCCGATGACGAAGTCGGACCTCGAGGTCGTCTACGACTCCACCGCAACGGGGAACCACTACGCCTGGGTCTGGGACAGTGCGGTCGACGACGACGGCAATCCGGTCGTTGCGTACGCGACGTTCCCGTCGACGCTCGCCCACGAATACCGGTACGCGCGGTGGGACGGTGACCGGTGGTGCGATCACCACCTCGCGGACGCAGGACGTTACATAGCCAGACAGCCGATCGAGTTGCACTACTCCGGCGGGCTCTCGATCGACCGCGACGACCCGAGCGTCGTCTACGGCTGCGTCTCTCGAGGCGACCAGTGCGAACTACGGCGGTTCGAGACCGCTACTGGCGGTAAGACCTGGGCGGAGTTGACTGTGACGAAACGGTCGACCGGGTGCGACCTCAGGCCGGTCGTCCCGCGAAACGCCGGCGAGGACGTGCCAGTCCTCTGGATGACGGGTTCGTACAAACACATGGACACGGCACAGACCGTCCTTCGCGGGCTGCCCACCGACCAACTCATCGGGCCGACACTCGAGGGCGACGGTTCACACGGCGTCGACCTCGGGTTCGACCGCTACGACACCGCCACGTTTGCCGGCGGTATCTCCGTCGCCGCACGCCTCGAACCGCGGGACGTGACCAAGCCACAGGTCCTCGCAAATTTCGGCGGTGCAGTCACGCTTGGGATCGGTATCACGGGGGAATCGGGGATCGAATTCTCGCTGCGCGGCCCGGAAGAGGAGCGTACGGTTACCTGGGAGGACGTAGCAGCGAGCGAGCCCCATCACGTAGCGGGCGTCTGGGACGGGCGAGATCGCCTTACACTCGCCATCGACGGTGAAGTGGTCGACGAGGCTCGTTTCGACGGTCCGATCGAATTCGAGACCGACTGGGCCAGCTGGACGCTACTGAAGGGCGAGTACCTCTTCGGTCGCGGCTACGACGGAACCGCTACGGACGTTCGACTCTACAACCGGCCACTCTCGACGGCGGAGTTGCGGACGCTCGCGGAGTAG